A genome region from Alteripontixanthobacter maritimus includes the following:
- a CDS encoding ATP-binding protein, whose amino-acid sequence MNDMSNQNFAAAGQAHAGTEPRPAPAQPQIQTPAEPQAVTAPADNASQPIGVVLEISGAGSQIAIDLERLNECMADEDPSIALAGQVGSQIKIRVGDSWLLANVRNQRQDRRQGGGIIANIDFLGEGAEEKLTGRIHSFRRGVTRYPVPGALIYPATTADLKQIYASDGRSNIQIGKVYPTKDIRAGLYIDAMLGKHFALLGSTGTGKSTSAALILHRICEAAPQGHIVMIDPHGEYSAAFKTNGQLLDVSNLNMPYWLMNFQEHCEVLLTSTGNERQVDADILAKCLLRARSKNRLAESIGQITVDAPIPYLLSDLSNEIQNEMGQLDKATSSAPYMRVKNKLEEVKNDPRYQFMFSGMLVGDTMADFLSRIFRMPSAGKPISIIDVSGVPSDITSTVVAVLSRLVFDFAIWGREEKTTPILLVCEEAHRYVPSEAKADGSSVGDILSKIAKEGRKYGISLGLITQRPSDLAEGVLSQCGTIISMRLNNDRDQAFVKAAMPEGARGFLDSIPALRNRECIICGEGVAIPIRVSFDNLEEIKRPASEDPSFTELWQQSGGEEDAVERIVQRWRSQNK is encoded by the coding sequence ATGAACGATATGAGCAACCAGAATTTTGCCGCAGCGGGTCAGGCCCATGCCGGGACCGAACCGCGACCGGCACCGGCGCAACCGCAGATACAAACACCTGCAGAGCCGCAAGCCGTAACGGCTCCAGCAGACAACGCCAGCCAGCCGATCGGTGTCGTGCTGGAGATCAGCGGGGCCGGATCGCAAATCGCCATCGACCTTGAGCGCCTGAACGAATGCATGGCTGACGAAGATCCATCGATCGCCCTGGCCGGGCAGGTCGGTAGCCAGATCAAGATCCGCGTTGGCGATAGCTGGCTGCTCGCCAATGTCCGCAACCAGCGTCAGGACCGGCGGCAGGGCGGCGGCATTATTGCCAATATCGATTTCCTGGGTGAGGGTGCGGAGGAAAAGCTGACGGGCCGTATCCATTCCTTCCGGCGCGGTGTCACCCGCTATCCGGTGCCGGGGGCATTGATCTATCCGGCCACTACTGCCGATCTGAAACAAATCTACGCTAGCGACGGCCGGTCCAACATCCAGATTGGCAAGGTCTACCCGACGAAGGACATTCGCGCCGGATTGTATATCGATGCCATGCTGGGCAAACATTTCGCGCTGCTTGGGTCGACCGGTACCGGTAAATCCACCAGTGCCGCCTTGATCCTGCACCGCATTTGCGAAGCAGCGCCGCAGGGTCACATCGTAATGATCGATCCGCATGGCGAATATTCGGCCGCGTTCAAGACTAATGGCCAGCTGCTCGACGTGTCGAACCTCAACATGCCGTACTGGTTGATGAACTTTCAGGAACATTGCGAAGTCTTGCTGACCTCGACGGGGAACGAGCGGCAGGTGGACGCCGATATTCTCGCCAAGTGTTTGCTGCGTGCCCGTTCGAAAAATCGGCTGGCGGAAAGCATCGGCCAGATCACGGTCGACGCGCCGATCCCTTATCTGCTCAGCGATCTGTCGAACGAAATCCAGAACGAGATGGGTCAGCTCGACAAGGCTACGTCCAGCGCGCCCTATATGCGGGTGAAAAACAAACTCGAGGAAGTGAAAAACGATCCGCGCTACCAGTTCATGTTTTCCGGCATGCTGGTGGGTGACACTATGGCCGATTTCCTTTCCAGAATATTTCGGATGCCCAGCGCCGGCAAACCGATTTCAATCATCGATGTGTCGGGCGTGCCGTCCGACATTACGTCGACCGTGGTGGCCGTGCTCAGCCGGTTGGTGTTCGACTTCGCCATTTGGGGGCGTGAGGAAAAGACCACGCCGATCCTGCTCGTGTGCGAGGAAGCCCATCGGTATGTGCCAAGCGAGGCCAAGGCCGATGGCAGCAGCGTTGGCGATATCCTGTCCAAGATCGCCAAGGAAGGCCGGAAATATGGCATTTCGCTGGGCCTCATCACCCAGCGCCCTTCCGATCTGGCCGAAGGGGTGCTGTCGCAATGCGGCACCATCATCTCGATGCGCCTGAACAACGACCGCGACCAGGCCTTTGTGAAGGCCGCCATGCCGGAAGGCGCGCGCGGGTTTCTCGATTCCATCCCTGCGCTGCGCAATCGGGAATGCATCATTTGCGGTGAAGGTGTGGCTATCCCGATCAGGGTCAGTTTCGACAATCTTGAAGAGATCAAGCGTCCCGCTTCCGAAGATCCCAGCTTTACCGAGCTGTGGCAGCAATCGGGCGGCGAGGAAGACGCGGTGGAGCGGATCGTTCAGCGCTGGCGCAGCCAGAACAAGTAA
- a CDS encoding 7-carboxy-7-deazaguanine synthase QueE, translating into MPLVLATQAPGEPEIFASVQGEGPSAGSPCTFVRLSRCNLACVWCDTAYTWHFAGDDRPHRSGETFARKANQLTLDEADVAARIAGLGQDRLIVTGGEPLLQASALSRMLERLACLLPNLTVEVETNGTTTAPPALDARIDQYNVSPKLAHSGNDPAAAILPDRMAAYAAEPRAFFKFVCASPADVDEAAALVRRFGIPPARVFLMPEGTASETLRAREEWLVPLCLEHGFRLSDRLHIHLFGDTRGT; encoded by the coding sequence ATGCCGCTGGTCCTTGCCACACAGGCCCCCGGCGAACCAGAAATCTTCGCCTCGGTGCAGGGTGAAGGGCCAAGCGCGGGCAGCCCCTGCACATTCGTGCGGCTGTCGCGCTGCAACCTCGCCTGCGTCTGGTGCGATACCGCTTATACATGGCATTTTGCCGGCGACGATCGCCCTCACCGCAGCGGAGAAACCTTTGCGCGCAAGGCAAACCAGCTGACGTTGGATGAGGCTGACGTCGCGGCGCGTATTGCCGGACTGGGACAGGACCGCCTTATTGTCACCGGCGGCGAACCGTTGCTGCAAGCGTCCGCGTTGAGCCGAATGCTGGAACGTCTGGCTTGCCTGCTTCCCAATTTGACCGTGGAAGTGGAAACCAATGGTACCACCACGGCACCGCCTGCACTGGATGCGCGCATTGACCAGTACAACGTCAGCCCGAAACTTGCCCATAGCGGCAACGACCCGGCGGCTGCGATCTTGCCGGATCGGATGGCCGCCTATGCCGCCGAACCGCGGGCGTTCTTCAAGTTCGTATGCGCCAGCCCCGCAGATGTGGACGAGGCAGCCGCATTGGTCCGCCGGTTCGGTATACCCCCGGCGCGCGTGTTTCTGATGCCCGAGGGTACGGCCAGCGAGACGCTCCGCGCGCGCGAGGAGTGGCTGGTGCCACTATGTCTCGAACACGGTTTCCGTCTGAGCGACCGCCTGCACATCCACCTGTTCGGGGATACACGCGGCACCTGA
- a CDS encoding valine--tRNA ligase yields the protein MTTELSTTFNPSAIEAHWYQHWEANGLFRPDRTDAEPYTIVNPPPNVTGSLHIGHALDNTLQDIMIRYERLRGKDALWVVGTDHAGIATQMVVERQLEEKQDKRTNYSREDFVAKVWEWKEESGGTITQQLRRLGCSMDWSREQFTMDPHFSAAVTQVFVRLHKDGLIYRDKRLVNWDPKLKTAISDLEVETQDVKGSFWHFRYPLADGATLDSGEDFIEVATTRPETMLADMAVAVHPSDERYASVVGKHVVLPITGRRVPIVADEHADPELGSGAVKITPGHDFNDFDVGKRAGFAPADMLNMLDGEANVTQVADGLIPQEFIGLHRFRRDGMDGAREAVVARLKADGFLIPHRTKNKDGEEVEHDAEPRTIATPFGDRGGVVIEPWLTDQWYVDAETLAKAPIEAVKSGEVEIVPKSWEKTFFNWMDNIQPWCVSRQLWWGHRIPAWFDADGNVFVAETEAEAQALAGEGISLSQDEDVLDTWFSSALWPFATLGWPESTDLVQKHYPNDLLISGFDILFFWDARMMMMGRHLTGQNPWPKLYLHGLVRAADGQKMSKSKGNVVNPLGLIDQYGADALRFFMASMESQGRDIKMDEKRVEGYRNFATKLWNAARFCQSNGIGASTQIAAPAAKLAVNSWIIGEVAKTVTALEQALADLRFDAAASLIYHFTWDRFCDWYLELIKPVLSPVEGPVLQGEGDNPVAQETRAVAGWALDQILVMLHPFMPFVTEELWSKQGDRGDYPIITAKWPEPQAEVDAEAVESIDWVIALTTAVRGAKNELGISPGAKLAAFIPAPSATAQRVIDRSAAAIERLARLTPMTVGDAPDGPAMQIGAAGDVVIVPLEGVIDIDAEKARLEKALAVSEKEVKSLDGRLSNANFVDRAKPEAVEKAHADRAHHAAEMDRLQNALARLG from the coding sequence ATGACAACCGAGCTTTCCACCACATTCAATCCCTCCGCCATCGAGGCGCACTGGTACCAGCATTGGGAAGCGAACGGCCTGTTCCGCCCCGACCGCACCGATGCGGAGCCATACACTATCGTCAATCCGCCGCCCAACGTAACGGGCAGCCTGCATATCGGCCACGCGCTCGACAACACGTTGCAGGATATCATGATCCGGTACGAGCGGCTACGCGGCAAGGATGCGCTGTGGGTCGTCGGCACCGATCATGCCGGTATCGCTACGCAAATGGTGGTGGAGCGCCAACTGGAGGAAAAGCAGGACAAGCGCACCAATTACAGCCGCGAGGATTTCGTGGCCAAGGTGTGGGAATGGAAGGAGGAAAGCGGCGGCACGATTACGCAGCAGCTGCGGCGGCTGGGCTGTTCGATGGACTGGTCCAGGGAACAGTTCACCATGGACCCGCACTTCTCCGCCGCAGTCACCCAAGTGTTTGTGCGCCTGCACAAGGACGGCCTGATCTACCGCGACAAACGGCTGGTAAACTGGGACCCGAAGCTGAAAACCGCTATTTCCGATCTCGAGGTCGAGACTCAGGACGTCAAGGGCAGCTTCTGGCATTTTCGCTACCCACTGGCGGACGGAGCCACGCTGGATTCCGGCGAGGACTTCATCGAAGTTGCCACGACGCGGCCCGAAACCATGCTGGCCGATATGGCCGTGGCGGTGCACCCGTCGGACGAACGCTATGCCAGTGTTGTCGGCAAACACGTAGTGCTGCCCATAACCGGCAGGCGCGTACCTATCGTGGCGGATGAGCATGCCGATCCGGAACTGGGTTCGGGGGCGGTCAAGATTACGCCGGGCCATGATTTCAACGATTTCGACGTCGGCAAGCGAGCGGGGTTTGCACCAGCCGACATGCTCAACATGCTGGATGGCGAAGCAAACGTCACGCAAGTAGCGGACGGGCTGATCCCGCAGGAATTCATCGGCCTCCACCGGTTCAGGCGGGACGGCATGGATGGCGCGCGCGAAGCGGTTGTCGCGCGGTTGAAAGCCGACGGTTTCCTCATCCCGCACAGGACGAAAAACAAGGATGGCGAGGAGGTCGAACATGACGCCGAACCGCGTACCATCGCCACTCCTTTCGGCGACCGCGGCGGTGTGGTCATCGAACCATGGCTGACCGATCAATGGTATGTCGACGCAGAGACGCTGGCCAAGGCACCAATCGAGGCGGTGAAGTCCGGCGAAGTCGAGATCGTGCCCAAGAGCTGGGAAAAGACGTTCTTCAACTGGATGGACAACATCCAGCCATGGTGCGTGTCGCGTCAGTTATGGTGGGGCCACCGGATTCCCGCCTGGTTCGACGCTGACGGTAATGTCTTCGTGGCTGAAACCGAGGCCGAAGCGCAGGCTCTGGCGGGCGAAGGAATATCGCTGTCGCAGGACGAAGACGTGCTCGACACATGGTTCTCCAGCGCTTTGTGGCCCTTTGCCACGCTTGGCTGGCCGGAAAGCACCGACCTTGTGCAGAAACATTATCCCAACGACCTTTTGATTTCCGGCTTCGACATCCTGTTCTTCTGGGATGCGCGGATGATGATGATGGGTCGGCACCTGACCGGGCAGAACCCTTGGCCGAAGCTGTATCTGCACGGGCTGGTGCGCGCTGCCGATGGCCAGAAAATGTCCAAGTCCAAAGGCAATGTCGTGAACCCGCTGGGCCTGATCGACCAATACGGTGCCGATGCGCTTCGCTTCTTCATGGCATCGATGGAAAGCCAGGGCCGCGACATCAAGATGGACGAAAAGCGGGTGGAGGGGTATCGCAACTTCGCCACGAAGTTGTGGAATGCCGCCCGCTTCTGCCAATCAAACGGCATTGGCGCGAGCACGCAGATTGCGGCTCCTGCGGCAAAACTGGCAGTCAACAGCTGGATCATTGGGGAGGTCGCCAAAACCGTCACCGCGCTGGAACAGGCGCTGGCCGACCTGCGCTTCGATGCGGCGGCAAGTCTGATTTACCATTTCACCTGGGATCGGTTCTGCGACTGGTATCTGGAACTGATCAAGCCTGTCCTGAGCCCAGTCGAAGGGCCGGTGTTGCAAGGCGAAGGCGACAATCCTGTCGCGCAGGAAACCCGCGCGGTGGCTGGTTGGGCGCTCGACCAGATTTTGGTCATGCTGCACCCGTTCATGCCGTTCGTGACGGAAGAACTCTGGTCGAAGCAGGGCGACCGCGGCGACTATCCGATCATCACCGCCAAGTGGCCTGAGCCGCAGGCCGAGGTGGATGCCGAGGCGGTCGAGTCCATCGATTGGGTGATCGCACTGACGACGGCGGTGCGCGGCGCGAAAAACGAACTTGGGATATCGCCCGGAGCCAAGCTGGCAGCGTTCATCCCGGCCCCTTCGGCGACAGCCCAGCGTGTGATCGATCGCAGCGCCGCCGCCATCGAACGGCTCGCCCGGTTGACGCCGATGACGGTCGGCGACGCTCCGGACGGACCCGCCATGCAGATCGGTGCAGCAGGCGATGTCGTGATCGTACCGCTGGAAGGCGTCATCGATATCGACGCTGAAAAAGCGCGGCTTGAAAAGGCGCTGGCTGTTTCGGAAAAGGAAGTAAAGTCGCTCGACGGCAGGCTTTCCAACGCGAATTTTGTCGACCGCGCCAAACCCGAAGCGGTGGAGAAGGCGCACGCCGACCGGGCGCATCATGCCGCGGAAATGGACCGGCTGCAAAACGCGCTGGCCCGGTTGGGCTAA
- a CDS encoding MlaE family ABC transporter permease, translating into MAGAASFTVVEDGEGGSAVHLSGPYLVSTIGAVDHDLRELDHGSGGGISRVDLSKITEIDTVGAWAASRLASEHDAAIVGANERADRLLHAVGQSENDADLRPDRPMVFTRVAHTTGEIMADFRVGLRQIVGFLGQLLLATLSIIRHPRRFRVKAFVRQMELVGVSALPIVGLMSFLIGIVIAQQGATQLAAFGAETLTVNLVGRITLRELGVLMTAIMVAGRSGSAFAAQIGTMKLTEEVDAMRTIGISPTEALIIPRIMASVLMMPLLGFYAACMAIVGGAVVADLSLGIPFLNFLQRIQEVVPTYDLWVGLIKAPVFGLIVAIAGCYQGMQVEGDSEQVGARTTKAVVQAIFTVIVLDAFFAVFFTNVGWE; encoded by the coding sequence ATGGCGGGTGCAGCAAGTTTCACGGTTGTCGAAGACGGCGAGGGCGGCTCCGCAGTACATCTGTCGGGCCCGTATCTGGTGTCCACAATCGGCGCAGTCGATCATGATTTGCGCGAGCTCGACCACGGGTCCGGCGGCGGCATTTCCCGCGTGGACCTTTCTAAGATTACGGAAATCGACACGGTCGGCGCATGGGCGGCCAGCCGTCTGGCAAGCGAACACGATGCCGCGATCGTCGGCGCGAACGAGCGGGCAGACCGGCTGCTCCACGCGGTCGGGCAGAGCGAAAACGATGCCGATCTCCGCCCTGATCGGCCAATGGTTTTCACCCGCGTTGCGCATACGACCGGCGAAATTATGGCAGATTTCCGCGTCGGGCTCCGGCAGATCGTCGGGTTCCTAGGGCAGTTGCTGCTCGCGACACTCAGCATCATCCGTCATCCCCGCCGGTTCCGCGTCAAGGCGTTCGTGCGGCAGATGGAACTGGTCGGCGTCAGCGCACTACCTATTGTCGGGCTAATGAGCTTCCTGATCGGTATCGTCATCGCACAACAAGGGGCGACACAGCTTGCGGCTTTCGGTGCGGAAACCCTCACCGTTAATCTGGTGGGCCGTATAACGTTACGCGAACTGGGCGTGCTAATGACCGCGATCATGGTCGCGGGCCGGTCTGGTTCCGCTTTCGCCGCGCAGATCGGCACGATGAAGCTGACCGAGGAAGTCGACGCAATGCGAACCATCGGCATTTCCCCGACCGAGGCATTGATTATCCCGCGTATCATGGCGTCGGTATTGATGATGCCGCTGCTGGGCTTCTACGCCGCCTGCATGGCAATCGTCGGCGGCGCAGTGGTGGCCGACCTGTCGCTGGGCATCCCGTTTTTGAACTTCCTCCAGCGTATTCAGGAGGTTGTACCGACTTACGATCTGTGGGTCGGATTGATCAAGGCACCGGTGTTCGGGCTGATCGTGGCCATCGCCGGTTGCTATCAGGGGATGCAGGTGGAAGGCGATTCCGAACAGGTCGGCGCGCGCACGACCAAAGCGGTGGTGCAGGCCATCTTCACCGTCATCGTGCTGGATGCGTTTTTCGCAGTGTTCTTCACGAATGTGGGCTGGGAATAG
- a CDS encoding ABC transporter ATP-binding protein — MDKADITQTDIDQNGNDQNGIVQAGVEEYQYDPENPGRHERFRGKHPVVVEGLVNRFGDFAVHEGLDLKVNRGEILGVVGGSGTGKSVLMRSVIGLQQPEAGSVEVFGRSITSAEPDEDIGVRNRWGVLFQGGALFSTLTVGENVQVPLKQFYPELEPDTLRQIAQYKVVMSGLPPEAAAKYPSELSGGMKKRAGLARALALDPELLFLDEPTAGLDPIGAAKFDQLTRELQETLGLTVFLITHDLDTLYEICDRVAVLADKQVIAVGTIPELLETEHPWIQEYFNGPRGRAAQASKSRADRHQHLAGVDNTAPGGA; from the coding sequence ATGGACAAGGCGGACATCACCCAGACCGACATAGATCAGAACGGCAACGACCAGAACGGCATCGTCCAGGCTGGTGTTGAGGAATACCAGTATGATCCGGAAAATCCCGGACGTCATGAACGGTTTCGCGGCAAGCATCCGGTAGTGGTCGAGGGACTGGTGAATCGCTTCGGTGACTTTGCGGTCCATGAAGGGTTGGACCTTAAGGTCAATCGCGGGGAGATTCTTGGCGTGGTGGGCGGGTCCGGCACCGGCAAGTCGGTTCTGATGCGTTCGGTCATCGGCCTCCAGCAACCGGAAGCCGGCAGTGTCGAGGTGTTTGGCCGGTCCATTACATCGGCAGAACCGGACGAGGATATCGGCGTCCGCAACCGCTGGGGCGTATTGTTCCAGGGCGGGGCGCTGTTTTCCACGCTGACGGTGGGCGAGAACGTGCAGGTTCCACTGAAGCAGTTCTATCCCGAGCTGGAGCCGGACACGCTGCGTCAGATCGCGCAATACAAGGTCGTGATGAGCGGGCTGCCTCCCGAGGCGGCGGCGAAATATCCCTCGGAACTGTCCGGCGGGATGAAGAAGCGTGCCGGCCTCGCCCGCGCGCTGGCGCTGGATCCTGAACTGCTGTTTCTGGACGAACCGACAGCCGGGCTCGATCCGATCGGCGCTGCCAAGTTCGACCAGCTGACCCGCGAATTGCAGGAAACGCTTGGTCTGACGGTGTTTCTCATCACCCATGACCTCGATACGCTATACGAGATTTGTGACCGGGTTGCGGTGCTGGCCGATAAGCAGGTCATCGCCGTGGGCACCATTCCCGAACTACTGGAAACGGAACACCCGTGGATCCAGGAATATTTCAACGGTCCGCGTGGGCGGGCAGCACAGGCGAGCAAAAGCCGCGCCGACAGGCACCAGCACCTCGCGGGCGTAGACAACACTGCGCCGGGCGGGGCATAG
- a CDS encoding MlaD family protein, producing the protein METRANHVWVGAVTLLLLGALALFIVWLARLGQGDQKEYDIFFKQSVAGLAKGSQVTFAGVPVGQVSDINLSERDPSYVRVRVKVQEEVPILVGTFATMQSSFTGVSTILLDGARKDAPEITCETTACTEGVPIIPPKAGGFGEILANAPLLLERVATLTERMTQLLDERNQGEIAGILANTNKMTNDFARATPQVERTLAELQVTLREASEALDGFESVTRSSDRLLNQEGAALAGELRKTLATANATLGTADEAAKTLNRTLASAQPAMNQLNTKTLPAANETLESLQATSKALRNITEKLETEGASSLLASQPTPDYEP; encoded by the coding sequence ATGGAAACACGGGCAAATCACGTTTGGGTCGGCGCCGTAACGCTGCTGCTGCTGGGCGCTCTGGCACTCTTCATCGTGTGGCTCGCCCGGCTGGGGCAGGGCGACCAGAAGGAGTACGACATCTTCTTCAAACAGTCCGTCGCAGGGCTCGCCAAGGGATCGCAGGTGACGTTTGCCGGTGTGCCTGTGGGCCAGGTGAGCGACATCAACCTGTCCGAGCGCGATCCCAGCTACGTACGGGTGCGGGTGAAGGTGCAAGAGGAAGTGCCAATCCTGGTGGGTACGTTCGCCACCATGCAATCCAGCTTCACCGGCGTATCGACCATCCTGCTCGATGGCGCGCGCAAGGATGCGCCCGAAATCACGTGCGAGACGACCGCCTGCACCGAAGGCGTGCCGATCATTCCGCCCAAGGCAGGTGGCTTTGGCGAAATCCTTGCCAATGCCCCACTCCTGCTGGAACGGGTTGCCACCCTGACCGAGCGGATGACGCAGTTGCTGGATGAGCGAAACCAGGGCGAGATCGCCGGAATCCTCGCCAACACCAACAAGATGACAAACGATTTCGCGCGCGCCACACCGCAGGTAGAGCGGACGCTGGCCGAATTGCAGGTCACCTTGCGAGAAGCGAGCGAGGCACTGGACGGGTTTGAATCCGTAACTCGTTCGTCCGACCGGTTGCTCAATCAGGAAGGCGCGGCGCTTGCCGGCGAATTGCGCAAGACGCTCGCCACCGCAAACGCTACGCTCGGGACTGCGGACGAGGCTGCCAAAACGCTCAATCGAACGCTGGCTTCCGCGCAGCCTGCCATGAACCAGCTCAACACGAAAACGCTGCCGGCAGCCAATGAAACGCTGGAAAGCCTGCAGGCCACCAGCAAAGCGCTGAGAAACATCACCGAGAAGCTGGAAACCGAGGGTGCAAGTTCGCTCCTCGCAAGCCAGCCGACACCGGATTACGAACCATGA
- a CDS encoding ABC-type transport auxiliary lipoprotein family protein, translated as MRRFAATLAITASLALSGCISFGPDVPDNLLTLTPTAVAPAGAGTVGTAAQAIEIGELEAPAKLSVTRVPVQVDATKVAYLKDAVWVERPVHLFRGLVAETIRTRSGRVVVDGDSSGISPESIVTGTLREFGYDAPTSSVVVRFDAVRQGGPGAVQTRRFETRVTGVLPEAGPVGEALNVAANDIAEQVADWVG; from the coding sequence ATGCGACGTTTCGCCGCCACCTTAGCCATTACCGCCAGCCTGGCACTGTCGGGTTGCATCAGTTTCGGGCCGGACGTGCCGGATAACCTACTGACCTTGACGCCGACTGCGGTGGCACCTGCCGGCGCTGGTACGGTAGGTACCGCCGCGCAGGCCATCGAAATCGGCGAACTGGAAGCGCCCGCCAAACTTTCGGTTACGCGCGTTCCAGTTCAGGTCGACGCGACGAAGGTCGCTTATCTGAAGGACGCTGTCTGGGTCGAACGCCCCGTGCATCTGTTCCGCGGCCTTGTAGCTGAAACTATCCGCACCCGCAGTGGCCGGGTGGTGGTCGATGGCGATAGTTCCGGCATCAGCCCCGAATCCATCGTTACCGGCACTTTGCGCGAATTCGGCTACGACGCGCCGACAAGCTCGGTGGTGGTGCGGTTCGATGCAGTACGCCAAGGCGGACCGGGCGCAGTGCAGACCCGCCGTTTCGAAACGCGCGTGACAGGCGTTTTGCCCGAAGCCGGTCCCGTGGGTGAAGCGCTTAACGTGGCCGCGAATGATATTGCCGAACAAGTCGCGGATTGGGTCGGCTGA
- a CDS encoding ATP12 family chaperone protein, translated as MKRFYKTVSVSDSKDGWQVLLDGRAIRRQGGAAQNVPSHALAEALAQEWRDQGETLDLARFPMRDMTDFALDVAAADRPALAAKTLAFAETDTLCYRADPGDALLAEQEKVWDPLLTAFEDAEGVRFARVSGIMHHAQPDETIATLHRRLLALGQFELTALHTAASLAASLCIGIAAMKPGSDIDALWSAAHLEEEWQARLWGRDEEAEQRNAERREAFRRAALFAKLIATQSS; from the coding sequence ATGAAGCGATTTTACAAAACGGTTTCGGTGTCGGACAGCAAGGATGGATGGCAGGTGCTGCTGGACGGCCGCGCGATCCGTAGGCAGGGCGGCGCGGCGCAGAACGTCCCGTCGCACGCTCTGGCGGAGGCTCTGGCGCAGGAATGGCGTGATCAGGGCGAGACGCTGGACCTTGCCCGCTTCCCCATGCGCGACATGACCGACTTCGCGCTGGATGTTGCCGCCGCCGACAGGCCAGCGCTGGCGGCAAAGACGCTCGCTTTCGCGGAAACCGATACGCTGTGTTACCGCGCCGATCCGGGGGATGCCTTGCTGGCCGAACAGGAGAAGGTCTGGGATCCGCTGCTGACGGCGTTCGAGGATGCGGAGGGCGTGCGCTTCGCGCGGGTCAGCGGAATTATGCACCATGCCCAGCCGGATGAAACGATTGCAACGCTGCACCGCCGCCTGCTGGCCCTGGGGCAGTTCGAACTTACGGCATTGCATACCGCCGCCTCGCTCGCGGCCTCGCTTTGTATTGGAATTGCCGCGATGAAACCCGGTAGCGATATCGATGCCCTGTGGAGCGCGGCGCATCTCGAGGAGGAATGGCAGGCGCGGCTTTGGGGTCGGGACGAGGAGGCCGAACAGCGCAATGCAGAACGGCGCGAAGCGTTCAGGCGCGCTGCTCTTTTCGCGAAACTGATCGCCACCCAGTCTTCCTGA
- a CDS encoding HAD-IA family hydrolase, giving the protein MDGVRLAVFDCDGTLVDGQSAICDSMEYAFAQADQPAPARNDIRRAVGLSLPQAISNLRPDLERPMRDRIVEAYKDSFRSARTEGRLEEPLYDGMRELLAGLRADGWTLAVATGKSDRGLISCLETHDIRDWFVSLQTADRHPSKPHPAMLEAALFDAGATPADAIMIGDTSFDMEMARGAQVRALGVAWGYHTADELTAYGAQDVAETMDELKAMLA; this is encoded by the coding sequence ATGGACGGCGTCAGGCTCGCCGTATTCGATTGCGACGGCACGCTGGTCGATGGTCAGTCGGCGATTTGCGACAGCATGGAATACGCATTCGCACAGGCCGACCAGCCCGCTCCCGCGCGCAATGACATCCGCCGTGCCGTGGGTCTCAGCCTGCCGCAGGCTATCAGCAACCTTCGGCCCGATCTGGAGCGACCGATGCGGGATCGCATCGTGGAAGCCTACAAGGACAGCTTCCGCAGCGCCCGCACAGAAGGTCGACTGGAAGAACCGCTATATGACGGGATGCGCGAATTGCTGGCGGGGTTACGCGCCGATGGCTGGACGCTGGCTGTTGCCACCGGCAAGTCTGACCGGGGCCTGATTTCCTGTCTTGAAACCCATGACATTCGCGATTGGTTTGTCAGCCTGCAGACCGCCGACCGCCACCCGTCCAAACCGCATCCGGCCATGTTGGAAGCCGCGTTGTTCGATGCGGGCGCCACACCTGCCGACGCTATCATGATCGGCGACACCAGTTTCGATATGGAAATGGCGCGCGGGGCGCAGGTGCGCGCATTGGGCGTGGCATGGGGCTATCACACTGCTGACGAACTGACGGCCTATGGTGCGCAGGATGTGGCGGAGACGATGGACGAATTGAAGGCTATGCTGGCGTGA